The Microcystis panniformis FACHB-1757 region AGGAGACAGGAGACGGGAGACAGGAGACAGGAGACAGGAGACAGGAGACAGGAGACAGGAGACAGGAGACAGGAGACAGGAGACAGGAGACAGGAGACAGGAGACAGGAGACAGGAGACAGGAGACAGCTTTTTTCTCCTCACACCCTACACCCCACACCCCACACCCTACACCCCACACCCTACACCCCACACCCTACACCCTACACCCTACACCCTACACCCCACACCCTACACCCCACACCCCACACCCTACACCCTACACCCCACACCCTACACCCTACACCCTACACCCCACACCCCACACCCCACACCCTACACCCCACACCCCACACCCCACACCCTACACCCCACACCCCACACCCCACACCCTACTTTAATTGGTTTAATAATTGTTGTGTCACCACATCGGGATGCTGCGCTTCCATGATGGCCCGGACTACAGCTACCTGTTGCGCTCCTGCCTCTAAAACCTCTTTAATGTTACTACTATCAATACCACCGATCGCAAACCAGGGTAAAGGGCAATTTTCCCGCGCATAACGGACATATTCCAATCCTGCCGGGGTTTTTCCTGCTTTGGTGGGGGTGGCATAAACCGGCCCGACTCCCACATAATCGGCCTTTTCTTGGATTGCTTTGGCCATCTCTTGGGGATTAGTGGTGGACCGGCCGATAATTGCCGTTGGGCCGAGAAATTGCCGCGCTAGGGAAATCGGTACATCCTGTTGACCGAGATGAACACCATCGGCATGAATGGCCTGAGCAATATCGACGCGATCGTTCATAATAAATAAAGCATCGTAATGGTGGCATAACTCACACAGTTTAGCGGCTTCTTCTAAACGAATGGTATCAGCGGCGGTTTTATGGCGGTACTGCACCAATTTTAACCCCCCTTTTAGGGCTAATTCGACGATTTCTAGCAGATTTTCGGCAGGAGAAGTGACTAGATAGAGGGGAGATGCTTGCAGTTTTTCCAGAGGTGGCGAGATTAATAGTTTACTCTCTAGCTGATAAACCCGATAGCGCAGCTGTTTACAGGCTATCCCTAGCTCCAGATCATAGAGTTTACCGTATTCTTCTAAAACCCTAAAAGCCTCCTGTACGCGAGCGAGATTGGCCTGCAGCAGTCCCTCGACAGTCTCCCGGATTTCTTCCCTGGGATGGCTTAAATCCCTGCCGATATCGCCGGCCGTGTCCCGATGTCGTTTAAGATCGATCGAGTGCCAACTAGCTAATTGATGGCGCATTTCTTTACATTCTTGGGCTAAATCGGGATTATCTAAGCCAAAACGACACCATTCTTCGATAATTCGCAGTCCTTCTCTGGCGCGGTCAAGGTTAGCATCGAGAATCCGTTTAATCGCCGTGGTTTCTAGTTTCATTTGCCGTCAATGTGGATGTCAATATAGCCGTCAGCCAATTTGATCCCCCTCAATCCAGCTTGGAAAAGGGAACTTTCCTGGTTTTCCCCCCTTTTTTAAGGGGGGCAAGGGGTAGGGTTGATTCATGAATCAACCCTACCTTGAATCAACCCTAGGGCAAGGGGGGATCAAATTCTCTTTATCATCTCAAATATTACTATTCTTGGCCCTGGTTCGGGGAACAGTAGAGGCGGCATCAGACAGCCAACAAAGAGGGATAAGAAACCCAGGCCAAGGATAATTTTAAGCCACACGGACATCCTTAAACGCCCCTAGGTATTCTAGTAATTGCTGATGAGCCGGGTTATGTAGTGGGTAGAGATGATCGTAACAGATGGTGATGAGGGCTTGCAGATCGTCCACTAAATCCTCAGCTGCAATGGATTCCTGGGGTTGATTGAGGATAATGACTTGGATTTTGAAGAGACGGCACAAACCCAAAATAAAATCATGACAAAAGAGACTAATAGTTTCCGCATGGGTTAAAACTAGACATTTCACCTCACCCTGACAAATCATCTTCACTAGACGCATAAAATTAGGGTGATTGTGGCTGACTCCGTCGCCGATATCGGTGAGAATTTCAAAGGGTTGACCCTGCTGATGGCAAAAGTCTTCTAACGCTTTTATCTGGGTGTCTAATTGGGGTTTTTGTTCAGGTCGATTAACACGAGCATAGCCAATAATCAATGGGGTTGCTTGACCAGATTGT contains the following coding sequences:
- a CDS encoding IS607 family transposase; amino-acid sequence: MNTLITIREASDLLGVSIKTLRRWEQQGKIVSIRTRGGHRRFRPEDLLQSGQATPLIIGYARVNRPEQKPQLDTQIKALEDFCHQQGQPFEILTDIGDGVSHNHPNFMRLVKMICQGEVKCLVLTHAETISLFCHDFILGLCRLFKIQVIILNQPQESIAAEDLVDDLQALITICYDHLYPLHNPAHQQLLEYLGAFKDVRVA
- a CDS encoding thiamine phosphate synthase; protein product: MKLETTAIKRILDANLDRAREGLRIIEEWCRFGLDNPDLAQECKEMRHQLASWHSIDLKRHRDTAGDIGRDLSHPREEIRETVEGLLQANLARVQEAFRVLEEYGKLYDLELGIACKQLRYRVYQLESKLLISPPLEKLQASPLYLVTSPAENLLEIVELALKGGLKLVQYRHKTAADTIRLEEAAKLCELCHHYDALFIMNDRVDIAQAIHADGVHLGQQDVPISLARQFLGPTAIIGRSTTNPQEMAKAIQEKADYVGVGPVYATPTKAGKTPAGLEYVRYARENCPLPWFAIGGIDSSNIKEVLEAGAQQVAVVRAIMEAQHPDVVTQQLLNQLK